A genomic window from Prunus persica cultivar Lovell chromosome G2, Prunus_persica_NCBIv2, whole genome shotgun sequence includes:
- the LOC18784907 gene encoding Golgi SNAP receptor complex member 1-2 produces MTTDSNLELQESGWEELRREARKIEGDLDVKLSSYAKLGARFTQGGYVESGSPSVGSSRSWKSMEMEIQSLLEKLLDINDSMSRCAASATPATSVTQKLARHRDILHEFTQEFRRIKGNINSLREHAELLTSVRDDISEYKASGSMSPRMQILRERAAIHGSVSHIDEVISQAQTTRAVLGSQRALFGDVQGKVKNLSDKFPIIRGLLGSIRRRRSRDTLILAAVIAACTLFLIIYWLSK; encoded by the exons ATGACGACAGATTCGAATCTGGAGTTGCAGGAATCGGGTTGGGAGGAGCTGAGGAGAGAGGCCAGGAAGATCGAGGGAGATCTTGATGTGAAGCTCTCTTCTTATGCTAAGCTCGGTGCTAGGTTCACACAAGGAG GTTACGTGGAATCTGGGTCACCTTCTGTCGGGTCCAGTAGGTCATGGAAGTCCATGGAAatggaaatccaatctttgcTCGAGAAGCTCTTGGACATAAATGATTCAATGAGTCGATGTGCTGCTTCTGCTACACCAGCTACGTCTGTGACTCAGAAGCTAGCAAGGCACAGAGACATACTTCATGAGTTTACCCAG GAGTTCAGAAGAATCAAGGGGAACATAAATTCATTGAGGGAACATGCAGAGCTTCTGACTTCAGTCAGAGATGATATCAGTGAGTACAAG GCATCTGGGAGTATGTCACCAAGAATGCAGATACTACGGGAGAGAGCTGCAATCCATGGAAGCGTATCTCAT ATAGATGAGGTGATTAGTCAGGCTCAAACGACAAGGGCAGTGTTGGGCTCTCAAAGGGCTTTGTTTGGAGATGTTCAAGGGAAAGTGAAAAATCTAAGTGACAAGTTCCCTATTATCCGTGGCCTACTTG GTTCAATTAGAAGGCGGCGATCAAGAGACACCCTTATTCTCGCTGCAGTCATTGCAGCTTGTACCTTGTTTCTTATTATCTATTGgctttcaaaataa
- the LOC18787544 gene encoding auxin-responsive protein SAUR36 — MAKIRGFKLGKRLCRVTRWFLFRNTRTRTGYSMLNPASPPPCSNKPMCKLLTWGRKLSAGAKSLCCRKSGSGYKQLGQNPVETSKPVTVPKGHLALYVGQNDGDFHRVLVPVIYFNHPLFSRLLREAEKEYGFQHEGGITIPCPISDFESVKTRIAAGSTQRRLTWKRSASH, encoded by the coding sequence ATGGCTAAGATTAGAGGATTCAAGCTCGGAAAGCGCCTTTGCCGGGTCACCCGGTGGTTCTTATTCCGTAATACCCGAACCCGAACTGGATACTCCATGCTCAACCCGGCTTCTCCCCCTCCTTGCAGCAACAAACCCATGTGCAAGCTGCTCACTTGGGGCCGGAAGTTGTCCGCCGGAGCCAAATCTCTGTGCTGCCGCAAATCTGGGTCGGGCTACAAACAGTTGGGTCAGAACCCGGTTGAGACAAGCAAGCCTGTGACGGTTCCAAAGGGACACCTGGCTCTGTACGTGGGCCAAAACGACGGCGACTTTCACCGAGTTTTGGTGCCCGTCATTTACTTTAACCATCCCCTCTTCAGCCGGCTTCTGAGAGAGGCCGAAAAAGAGTACGGGTTTCAGCACGAGGGAGGGATCACCATACCCTGCCCGATCTCGGACTTCGAGAGCGTCAAGACCCGGATCGCCGCCGGGTCGACTCAGCGCAGGCTGACGTGGAAGCGCAGCGCCTCCCATTAA
- the LOC18785081 gene encoding uncharacterized protein LOC18785081 produces MEEEEPKSQSLKEEDNESQSFKEQPKSQSLKEEPKSQSLDEEDAKSQSLKEDLQSLSLEGRDGFAFPGINENSLQFLDSIDGYLTLLDSLSWTLRQGWLQLASARHSMGESRVSSAVLDLKSHPASTFLEVTQQSNPGVGQIHHFTLHKWASSDNDNGAPLMDTSPQIRQRKDKDGAPPPVKAEADHQHQLQKERSKSLLMFGGLVSPKLRAAQLSFESALDALVEIANMRSLMLSTFHKVREEVEAAKAK; encoded by the exons atggaagaagaagagcctAAATCACAGAgcttgaaagaagaagacaatgaATCACAGAGCTTTAAAGAACAGCCTAAATCACAGAGTTTGAAAGAAGAGCCTAAATCACAGAGCTTGGACGAAGAAGACGCTAAGTCACAGAGCTTGAAAGAAGACCTTCAATCACTGAGCTTAGAAGGACGAGATGGTTTTGCATTCCCTGGAATCAATGAAAATTCGTTGCAGTTCCTGGATTCAATAGACGGGTATTTAACCCTATTGGATTCACTGTCTTGGACACTCCGACAG GGGTGGCTGCAATTAGCAAGTGCTCGACATTCAATGGGTGAGTCACGTGTGAGCAGTGCTGTGTTGGACCTGAAATCCCACCCTGCAAGCACATTTTTGGAAGTAACCCAGCAATCCAATCCAGGAGTTGGgcaaattcatcattttacaTTGCACAAATGGGCATCCTCTGACAATGACAATGGAGCTCCACTTATGGATACGAGTCCACAGATACGACAACGAAAGGATAAGGATGGAGCTCCACCTCCAGTTAAAGCTGAAGCTGATCACCAACATCAACTTCAAAAGGAGCGGTCTAAGTCACTGTTGATGTTTGGCGGTTTGGTTTCGCCAAAGCTACGGGCAGCACAACTCTCATTCGAATCTGCACTTGATGCCCTTGTAGAGATTGCCAACATGCGTTCTTTGATGCTTTCCACTTTCCATAAGGTCAGGGAAGAAGTGGAGGCTGCCAAAGCCAAATGA
- the LOC18785409 gene encoding cysteine-rich repeat secretory protein 15, whose amino-acid sequence MVMSNLQLDYSTQKTILAPRIIISSLLFLLFSSLSIHGYPIQAHIFIYAGCSQEKYQPSSPFEANLNSFLTSVVSSSSQVSYNNFGVGNGSSTTLEGTIYGLYQCRGDLKIFDCAKCVESAVNQITLVCPYSYGASLQLEGCLIRYEHVNFLGRLDTSLRYRKCSKSSVSEDVEFFRRRDDVLAELQGTNGFRVSSSGLVEGFAQCLGDMSQNDCSSCIADAVGKLKSLCGSAAAVDVFLAQCYARYWASGYYDISDSSNQDQVGKTVAIIVGTVAGLAILIVILSVCRKTMG is encoded by the exons atggtcATGAGCAACCTTCAGCTAGACTACTCTACTCAGAAAACAATCTTAGCCCCGAGAATCATAATCTCTTCTCtgcttttccttctcttttcttcactTAGCATTCATGGCTACCCAATCCAAGCCCATATCTTCATCTATGCAGGCTGCTCTCAAGAAAAGTACCAACCAAGCTCACCCTTTGAAGCCAACCTCAACTCTTTTCTAACATCAGTTGTTAGCTCATCCTCTCAAGTCTCTTACAACAATTTTGGAGTTGGAAATGGAAGCTCAACAACACTAGAAGGCACCATATATGGCTTATACCAGTGCAGAGGTGACTTAAAGATTTTCGACTGCGCAAAATGCGTAGAGAGTGCAGTAAATCAAATTACTTTGGTTTGTCCCTACTCTTATGGGGCTTCTTTGCAGCTTGAGGGTTGTCTCATAAGATATGAGCATGTTAATTTCTTGGGGAGGCTTGACACAAGTCTTAGGTACAGAAAATGTAGTAAAAGTAGTGTGAGTGAAGATGTTGAATTCTTTAGGCGCAGAGATGATGTGCTTGCTGAATTGCAAGGAACAAATGGCTTTAGGGTTAGTAGCTCTGGTTTGGTTGAAGGTTTTGCTCAGTGTTTGGGGGATATGAGCCAAAATGACTGCTCTTCTTGCATTGCTGATGCTGTGGGAAAGTTGAAGAGTTTGTGTGGATCAGCAGCAGCTGTTGATGTGTTCTTGGCTCAGTGTTATGCTCGGTATTGGGCATCTGGCTACTATGATATCTCAG ATTCCTCTAACCAAGACCAAGTGGGGAAGACAGTGGCCATTATTGTTGGGACAGTAGCAGGGCTAGCTATTCTGATTGTTATTCTCTCAGTTTGCAGGAAAACCATGG GTTAA